The proteins below are encoded in one region of Gemmatimonadales bacterium:
- a CDS encoding PQ-loop repeat-containing protein has protein sequence MMTITEIAGFVGAGLAAVAYVPQISRLRRTRCSAGISQLAFGIWLLASLLTTARAVTIHAGVFIMLGV, from the coding sequence ATGATGACCATCACGGAGATCGCGGGCTTCGTCGGCGCCGGGCTGGCCGCGGTGGCCTACGTGCCGCAGATTTCGCGTCTCAGAAGGACCCGCTGCTCAGCTGGCATCAGCCAGCTGGCCTTCGGGATATGGCTGCTGGCGTCCCTCCTGACCACGGCACGCGCCGTCACGATTCACGCTGGCGTGTTCATCATGCTCGGCGTGA